The following nucleotide sequence is from Tolumonas lignilytica.
ATATCGATTATTGACGGCCACTAATCCTTCCAAATGCACTGGTTGGCCGGTAAATGCAGTCTTTTTATAGGCATCAAGCCAATAAGGTTCCAGCCCTGGAAATAACTCCAAAATAGTGTGCCCAACCACCTCTTCACGTTTTAACCCGATTATTTTGGAGTGTGCTGGATTCACATCCAGAAAACGCCAGTCGATAGGTTGCCCTGTTGTATCAACAACGGCCTCGGCGAGAAAAAAGCCTTCCAGCATTGTTTCAAACAATTGTCGATAACGTGCTTCACTCTGGCGTAGTTCCTCTACGCTACGTTGTCGGATGGACAGCAAATTAGCGACATGGATGATAATCTCCTGACTGGAAAATGGCTTGGTCAGATAGGCTTGTATGCCCATTTGAAACATTTTTATTCGTATATCATCGTCTTCACGGGCCGTTAGCAAAACAATGGGAACATCTGCCATATCCTCTTGTTGTCGTAGTGTCGCAATCATTTGTTCACCACTCATTTTGGGCATCATCAAATCGGAAATAATTAAATCCGGCTTGAGTGATAAGGCTTTCTGAAGCCCTTCTTCGCCATTAAATGAGCTTGCTACCTGATATGTTTCCGACAGCAAGGAGACAAGATAAGCATTCATGTCCGGGTTGTCTTCAACAACCAATATCAGAGTTCGCTGTCTATTTTGAGAGCTATTGAATTCTTGTTCGTTCGAGGTAGCTGTGTGTTCTTGCTTCAGTTCATCAATGACCTGAAGTTGCAACGCAGCGTCAACATGGCTGGATTCCGTGTTGATGATAGATCCTTCCGGGGCAACTAATGGCAGGATCACCTGGAAGGTGGTTCCTCCGCCATCGGCGTCGAGACATGCCACGTGACCTTTATGTAAGGCCACAAATTCTTTTACAATCGCCAGCCCTAAGCCTGTGCCACCATGCTGACGGTTTGTCTGGCCATCAATCTGTCGGAATCGTTCAAATATCGATTGTCTCATAGCAGGTGGAATAGACGGGCCGTTATCGGAAATGGCTATCACGGCATTGCCAGCTTGCGCCGATAAAGTAAGGGTAATGACGCCCTCATCAGGCACAAACTTAAAGGCATTGGACAATAAATTCAGCAATACGCGCTGGATTTTTCCACCATCCAGTTGGGCAGTCATCTGTTCTGGCACAATGATTTTGAAGTCGAGTTTTCTGTCTGTAGCCACACTGTCGAAGAAAGAGGCCGTGACTCTGATAAGGTGAGCCAGATCGACAGATGCATAATGCGCCGTCATTTGTTTTGCTTCTAATTTCGCTACATCCAATAGATCTGAGACATGTCGATAAAGAAAACGGGCATTTCGTTCAATGACCTCAAGGGTATGGTGATGTTTGGGATTTAAATCTGCATCCGCCAGCATGTTTTCAATAGGCTCAAGGATCAACGTCAGTGGTGTGCGCAACTCATGGCTGACATTGGAGAAGAATTGCGTTTTTAATTCATCTAATTCAAGTGTTTGCTGATAAAGCTGATCAATTGTCAGGTTTGCAGCGTGCGATTGTTCCAGTGCTTTTTCGGTTTGAAGGTTGGCCTGCCGCAGCCGTTCCTGCGATTCACTGAATAAATAGCCCATGAATAAAAACAATATCATCGACCAGAGGGTACCGATCTTTTCAAGCTCAAAGGAAAAACGTACCGGAATAAAAAAATACCAGACAAACAATAATGAGAGGAGGGTAGCGGCCAGGCCTCCTTTTAATCCTGCAACGCGGGCACTGAAG
It contains:
- a CDS encoding ATP-binding protein, translating into MQYSIKTQYVLAATFPILALCTQLLLWHWIEPFVWFFFFPAVFFSARVAGLKGGLAATLLSLLFVWYFFIPVRFSFELEKIGTLWSMILFLFMGYLFSESQERLRQANLQTEKALEQSHAANLTIDQLYQQTLELDELKTQFFSNVSHELRTPLTLILEPIENMLADADLNPKHHHTLEVIERNARFLYRHVSDLLDVAKLEAKQMTAHYASVDLAHLIRVTASFFDSVATDRKLDFKIIVPEQMTAQLDGGKIQRVLLNLLSNAFKFVPDEGVITLTLSAQAGNAVIAISDNGPSIPPAMRQSIFERFRQIDGQTNRQHGGTGLGLAIVKEFVALHKGHVACLDADGGGTTFQVILPLVAPEGSIINTESSHVDAALQLQVIDELKQEHTATSNEQEFNSSQNRQRTLILVVEDNPDMNAYLVSLLSETYQVASSFNGEEGLQKALSLKPDLIISDLMMPKMSGEQMIATLRQQEDMADVPIVLLTAREDDDIRIKMFQMGIQAYLTKPFSSQEIIIHVANLLSIRQRSVEELRQSEARYRQLFETMLEGFFLAEAVVDTTGQPIDWRFLDVNPAHSKIIGLKREEVVGHTILELFPGLEPYWLDAYKKTAFTGQPVHLEGLVAVNNRYYENSLYSPQKGRFACIFTDITDRKHAEEEIRKLNSELELRVEQRTTELKAANQELDAFAYAVSHDLRAPLRAMSGFSQALTEDYGPQLNEEALDYLNEINMASQRMGELIDGILILSRSTRGELRRDHVDLTLMAARILAELSRSEPTRNVQQQIADGLQAYGDERMLEAVMRNLLSNAWKYTAKKSDATIRVYAGAIENQPGFCISDNGDGFDMAHADRLFKPFQRLHRQDEFPGMGIGLATVQRIIHRHGGQITATAQPGEGATFCFTLPQEHNVEDGDKA